The proteins below are encoded in one region of Apium graveolens cultivar Ventura chromosome 4, ASM990537v1, whole genome shotgun sequence:
- the LOC141718442 gene encoding uncharacterized protein LOC141718442, whose protein sequence is MPKIAGSSSQGVPRIEGPPTKNHPKARTVNMTIKDDVQSFDVVAVKLLEQALKIELANKNQVPVNRVCPKCDIEIAGHHFYVNLISFKLGEFDVILGIEWLLENNAQIDYKDRKVRLRTLDSKKRVIFRGSKQEKKFFTIAQAKKLLCQNYEAYLAHVIDTDKEVLMLKAIPVVNEFPDVFPDNLPGLSIDIEIEFVIKLARGTEPLSKSPYWMAPVEMK, encoded by the exons ATGCCAAAGATTGCAGGGTCATCATCTCAgggtgtgccaaggattgaaggaccaccaacaAAGAATCATCCAAAGGCCAGAACCGTCAATATGACTATAAAGGATGATGTTCAGAGTTTCGACGTGGTTGCAG ttaaattgttagaacaagcattaaaGATAGAACTAGCTAATAAAAACCAAGTTCCTGTCAACCGAGTGTGCCCGAAGTGTGACATTGAGATAGCGGGACATCATTTTTATGTTAACTTGATATcatttaagttgggagaatttgatgttattttaggaatagAATGGTTGTtagagaataacgctcagattgacTATAAGGATAGAAAAGTGAGACTTCGGACATTGGATAGTAAGAAGAGGGTGATATTTCGAGGGAGTAAGCAGGAAAAGAAGTTCTTCACGATAGCTCAAGCGAAGAAGTTATTGTGTCAGAATTATGaggcatatttggcccatgtaaTAGACACTGACAAAGAAGTTCTCATGCTCaaagcgattccagttgtcaatgagttcccagatgtctttccagacaaTCTTCCAGGATTATCTATCGACATAGAGATTGAGTTTGTGATTAAGTTAGCACGTGGAACAGAACCATTATCTAAATCTCCGTATtggatggcaccagtggagatgaaataG